Proteins from a genomic interval of Acanthopagrus latus isolate v.2019 chromosome 7, fAcaLat1.1, whole genome shotgun sequence:
- the LOC119023323 gene encoding zinc finger and BTB domain-containing protein 39, which produces MRIRLQGPGHAASLLAELNRCRQSRRYCDVFLQVGNRTFAAHRAVLACAGTYFRNLFARAPASSTAAFSLEFISPANFERVLTFVYTGDILTDLIDVGVLYELAERLGISELVKACHATFPDLQASVSANCKAAGSGDLPLDSSMVAAAASTVASVSAASVSASSACSSAASCSSLSSSAAPTPAAPSPLFLTRTARDGREAHAGALTLDLKAEDIQSHIGYGQMSTDHPPPEGHSLLSSSHSSHCDGVLPPGPVLQLKTEQVLEDEEAGGSCDPDRDRQMVSESAGSSLPQSSDAAPSDSCSFPDSSAQLGAEACDPTSSSGEPPGSLQGAPLDGRLTFGDVEEGENEDEREALQGNGAVEGTEEEQWRQLAGEIIELSDDETFMEEGDEEDDEDDLVCVENGGGGNSSSQVTGNMLSCKACAVYLPADSAAVRKHAETHLTELGLCRVCGASFSDRAAGVTHCLSHVGVQLFTCDMCHLHFCSQNKLLRHHRQTASSYTIPQAALTSSSQGPSAELQCAVCAKTLSKDFQTVKDHLLSHVCAQSLSCGVCHLPQLSLCSLLWHALAHLSLPVFTCPHCARCFVERSLLDRHMTAHAEEAEAKERELRAFRVGPDGAGGGGNAGVEELHCFLCPQTFRSSSSFQYHLSLHTTESLGSGGGVGGQGWLGKRKADQSLECPPSSCSSSSPREVGGHVKMSNLGLGLGVGFSIPDKFFQGSVHSLSSGILANGSAGPDAGVGAAGVRGKWYRCRYCGKRFAHSGEFTYHLRIHTGEKPYQCKVCLRFFRGRSTMICHLKTHAGALMYRCTVCGLYFSTLKLVSSHMELHKDHLPPDFNIEQTFMYNDHSKEPLPTMDT; this is translated from the exons atgaGGATCCGGCTGCAGGGTCCCGGCCACGCTGCCAGCCTTCTCGCTGAGCTCAACCGCTGCCGACAGTCCCGTCGATACTGTGATGTGTTCCTACAGGTTGGCAACCGCACGTTTGCGGCGCACCGTGCGGTGCTGGCCTGCGCAGGGACGTACTTCCGCAACCTGTTCGCTCGGGCTCCGGCCTCGTCCACCGCTGCCTTCTCTTTGGAGTTCATCTCCCCGGCCAACTTTGAGAGGGTGCTGACGTTCGTCTACACGGGAGACATCTTGACTGATCTCATCGATGTTGGGGTGCTGTATGAGCTAGCTGAGAGGCTGGGCATCAGTGAACTGGTGAAAGCTTGTCATGCTACTTTTCCTGACCTGCAGGCTTCTGTGTCTGCGAACTGTAAAGCAGCTGGTTCTGGAGATCTCCCCCTGGACTCCAGCATGGTGGCTGCTGCGGCGTCCACAGTGGCTTCTGTTAGTGCAGCTTCTGTATCTGCATCGTCTGCGTGTTCGTCTGCCGCCTCCTGCTCGTCTCTGTCTTCGTCTGCTGCCCCGACCCCTGCCGCTCCATCACCTCTCTTTCTTACCAGGACGGCGAGGGACGGCCGGGAGGCTCACGCTGGGGCTCTGACTCTGGACCTGAAGGCAGAAGACATCCAGTCCCACATCGGCTACGGGCAGATGTCGACAGATCATCCACCACCGGAAGGACACAGTCTTTTAAGCAGCAGCCATTCCAGTCATTGTGACGGCGTTCTGCCTCCTGGGCCAGTGCTCCAGCTGAAGACGGAGCAGGTgctggaggacgaggaggcaggaggcagcTGTGAtcctgacagagacagacaaatggTTTCTGAGAGTGCGGGAAGCTCTCTGCCTCAGAGCAGCGATGCTGCACCGTCTGACTCCTGCTCCTTCCCCGACTCTTCGGCTCAGCTCGGCGCCGAGGCCTGCGACCCGACGTCGTCCTCAGGAGAGCCTCCGGGCAGCCTGCAGGGAGCACCGCTGGACGGCAGGCTGACGTTTGGagatgtggaggagggagagaatgagGACGAGAGGGAGGCTCTGCAGGGTAATGGAGCAGTGgagggaacagaggaggagcagtggagACAGCTGGCAGGAGAGATCATCGAGCTGAGCGACGATGAGACCTTcatggaggagggagatgaagaggatgatgaagatgaccttgtgtgtgttgagaatggaggaggagggaactCGAGCAGCCAG GTGACGGGCAACATGTTGTCATGTAAAGCCTGCGCAGTTTATCTCCCAGCTGACTCGGCTGCCGTCAGAAAACACGCTGAGACCCACCTGACCGAGCTCGGGCTCTGCAGAGTGTGCGGAGCCTCGTTCTCGGACCGCGCCGCCGGCGTCACCCACTGCCTCTCGCACGTCGGGGTGCAGCTCTTCACCTGCGACATGTGTCACTTGCATTTCTGCAgccaaaacaaactgctgcgCCACCACCGCCAGACCGCCTCCAGTTACACCATTCCACAAGCGGCGCTGACCAGCAGCAGCCAAGGCCCGAGCGCCGAGCTGCAGTGTGCCGTGTGCGCCAAAACGCTCAGCAAGGACTTCCAG ACTGTCAAAGACCACCTGCTGAGCCATGTGTGTGCGCAGAGCCTGAGCTGCGGTGTGTGTCACCTCCCCCAGCTCTCCTTGTGCTCCCTGCTGTGGCACGCCCTCGCCCACCTGTCTCTGCCCGTCTTCACCTGCCCACACTGCGCCCGCTGCTTCGTGGAGCGCTCCCTGCTGGACAGACACATGACCGCACACGCCGAGGAGGCGGAAGCTAAAGAGAGGGAGCTGAGGGCTTTCAGAGTCGGGCCAGATGGAGCCGGTGGAGGTGGGAATGCAGGAGTGGAGGAGTTGCATTGCTTCCTGTGCCCACAGACTTTCCGCTCCTCCTCTTCGTTTCAGTACCACCTCAGCCTGCACACCACCGAGTCCCTGGGGAGCGGCGGAGGGGTCGGGGGTCAGGGCTGGCTGGGCAAACGTAAAGCCGACCAGTCGTTGGAGTGTCCTCcgtcttcctgctcctcctcctctccacggGAAGTCGGCGGCCATGTTAAAATGAGCAACCTGGGTTTGGGGCTGGGGGTGGGCTTCAGCATCCCAGATAAGTTCTTTCAAGGGTCAGTGCACAGCCTGTCCTCGGGGATCCTGGCCAACGGGAGTGCAGGGCCGGACGCGGGAGTCGGAGCAGCAGGCGTCCGTGGGAAGTGGTACCGCTGTCGCTACTGCGGTAAACGCTTCGCCCACTCGGGGGAGTTCACCTATCACCTCCGCATCCACACCGGGGAGAAGCCGTACCAGTGCAAAGTCTGCCTACGCTTCTTCAGGGGCCGCTCCACCATGATCTGCCACCTGAAGACGCACGCCGGCGCTCTCATGTACCGCTGCACCGTCTGCGGCCTTTACTTCTCCACACTGAAGCTGGTGTCGTCACACATGGAGCTGCACAAAGACCACCTGCCTCCGGACTTCAACATCGAGCAGACCTTCATGTACAATGATCACTCGAAAGAACCGCTGCCCACCATGGACACCTGA
- the gpr182 gene encoding G-protein coupled receptor 182, producing the protein MSVSEHNISLDHLNGTPWFIYECSIELDANNRRIALFLLYLFVFMVGLLENLLVVWVNWRRRHSASGVLFCIINVSLSDLMVIVILPFFMMEVTMDKVWLWGRFLCKVTNLIYVVNFYSSSLFLAFMTLERYLSLTRPAFPAFFPVVGRRRWVLCGGLWTFSLFLALMENVHVDLLEWDEPGCYMMPEHHFIEWFVTVEFLCLLFQFLGPAIVIITCNVLIARAVQTAPDVQDRREVWLVHVYSLVFVMCWLPYHIVMFLMIIDDINPYIFSCNTVEVLYFSFSLVQSLSLFHCVANPILYNFLSKSFRNNLINTVVTYLPREGTEGQLGAGTQPNAVNGDGGNPGKQRKLSNASTSQSDVGS; encoded by the coding sequence ATGAGCGTCAGCGAGCACAACATCTCACTGGACCACCTGAATGGCACGCCGTGGTTCATCTACGAGTGCAGCATCGAGCTGGACGCCAACAATCGGCGCATCGCCCTCTTCCTGCTCTACCTTTTCGTCTTCATGGTGGGCCTGCTGGAGAACCTGCTGGTCGTCTGGGTCAACTGGCGTCGGCGCCACTCGGCCAGCGGGGTTCTCTTCTGCATCATCAACGTGAGCCTGTCGGACCTGATGGTGATCGTGATCCTGCCTTTCTTCATGATGGAGGTGACCATGGACAAGGTTTGGCTGTGGGGTCGCTTCCTCTGCAAGGTCACCAACCTCATCTACGTGGTCAACTTCTACAGCAGCTCCTTGTTCCTGGCCTTCATGACCCTGGAGCGCTACCTGTCACTCACCAGACCCGCGTTTCCCGCCTTCTTCCCTGTGGTGGGCCGGCGCCGCTGGGTGCTCTGTGGAGGCCTGTGGACGTTCTCCTTGTTCCTGGCTCTGATGGAGAACGTCCACGTGGATCTTCTGGAGTGGGACGAGCCCGGCTGTTACATGATGCCCGAGCACCACTTCATCGAGTGGTTCGTCACCGTGGAGTTCCTGTGCCTGCTCTTCCAGTTCCTGGGCCCCgccatcgtcatcatcacctGCAACGTGCTGATCGCTCGCGCGGTCCAAACGGCGCCGGATGTGCAGGACCGCCGGGAGGTGTGGCTGGTGCACGTGTACTCGCTGGTGTTCGTCATGTGCTGGCTGCCCTACCACATAGTCATGTTCCTGATGATCATCGACGACATCAACCCCTACATCTTCAGCTGCAACACGGTGGAAGTGCTTTACTTCTCGTTCAGCCTGGTGCAGAGCCTGTCGCTGTTCCACTGCGTCGCCAACCCCATCCTCTACAACTTCCTCAGCAAGAGCTTCCGCAACAACCTGATCAACACGGTGGTGACATACTTACCCCGAGAGGGGACTGAGGGCCAGCTGGGTGCAGGGACTCAGCCCAACGCTGTCAACGGAGACGGAGGAAACCCGGGGAAGCAGCGCAAGCTGAGTAACGCCAGCACGAGCCAGTCTGACGTCGGCTCGTAA